A single Candidatus Neomarinimicrobiota bacterium DNA region contains:
- a CDS encoding RNA methyltransferase, protein MNEKEIKRLTSLHIKKYRDEHKQFLIEGKRIIAEALESGADIVKLYSASELEESIITAANDHKIPIENVDERLAQKISSTVSPSGVLALCSIPKKDISSIQKNENCIYLDCVRDPGNLGTIARTAVWFGVKHIVLSETCADPYNSKVVRSGMGAHFYSNFYSKISTSWLHQNTRKILVAEIGGKSINKFKSIAKPWVLVMGSEPKGVSEEILIENYQALSIPKVGYGESLNVAMAAGIILSSLNREKM, encoded by the coding sequence ATGAATGAAAAGGAAATAAAGAGGCTCACGTCTCTTCACATAAAAAAATACAGGGATGAGCATAAGCAATTCCTGATTGAGGGTAAACGGATTATAGCGGAAGCGCTTGAATCCGGCGCGGATATTGTAAAGCTATATTCAGCATCTGAATTGGAAGAATCCATAATTACGGCGGCTAATGATCACAAAATTCCAATTGAAAATGTTGATGAACGCCTAGCTCAAAAAATCTCAAGCACTGTTTCGCCCTCCGGAGTGTTGGCATTGTGCAGCATACCCAAAAAAGACATTTCCTCTATTCAAAAAAATGAAAATTGTATTTATCTTGATTGCGTAAGAGATCCCGGGAATTTGGGAACCATCGCTCGGACGGCCGTATGGTTTGGGGTAAAGCACATTGTGTTATCAGAAACCTGTGCCGATCCGTACAATTCAAAAGTGGTTCGTTCAGGAATGGGTGCACATTTCTATTCCAATTTTTATTCTAAAATTTCTACATCCTGGCTACACCAAAATACAAGAAAGATTTTGGTCGCAGAAATAGGCGGAAAATCCATAAATAAATTCAAATCCATCGCAAAACCTTGGGTTTTAGTAATGGGGAGTGAGCCAAAAGGTGTTTCAGAAGAAATCCTCATTGAAAATTATCAAGCACTTTCAATCCCAAAAGTTGGGTATGGTGAATCTCTAAATGTTGCAATGGCTGCAGGAATTATTTTATCTTCTCTCAATAGAGAAAAAATGTAA
- a CDS encoding CPBP family intramembrane metalloprotease: MNQTLTVRRVFSVIIISILLSMLISIAIAAVGTVYAKEVNQNLFTSLSLLVGQGFMIVPIALFLVFRKDSLVERFRIRSISFNTGVAIILLSVGIIVLIDELDRIVNSLLPMPEIFADMDALLNFDSMGFAIISVFTIVAVAPVLEEMIFRGFLQKFLEEKWGDPTRAIMVTSLFFTLVHMNPFWAIQIYLLGIVLGYLAWKTRSILPGIFLHALNNGIALIFFVAKDSVDSIYLWGKHVSPLFLLLAIIILVIGFKQLTKTPGQLA, from the coding sequence ATGAATCAGACCCTTACAGTCAGGCGCGTTTTCAGCGTCATAATCATTTCCATTCTGCTATCCATGTTGATCAGCATCGCGATAGCCGCAGTAGGCACCGTCTACGCAAAAGAGGTTAATCAAAACCTCTTTACATCCCTTTCTCTACTCGTAGGGCAGGGGTTTATGATTGTTCCCATTGCGCTTTTTTTAGTCTTCCGTAAAGATTCTCTAGTAGAACGATTTAGAATACGATCCATTTCTTTTAATACGGGAGTGGCAATAATTTTATTATCAGTGGGGATTATTGTTCTAATCGACGAACTTGATAGGATAGTAAATTCATTATTACCCATGCCCGAAATTTTTGCCGATATGGATGCGCTTTTAAATTTTGATTCTATGGGTTTTGCGATCATTAGCGTTTTTACTATTGTAGCGGTAGCTCCGGTATTAGAAGAAATGATTTTTCGTGGATTTTTACAAAAATTCCTTGAGGAAAAATGGGGAGACCCCACGCGAGCTATTATGGTAACGAGCCTGTTTTTCACCTTGGTCCATATGAATCCGTTTTGGGCAATTCAAATTTACTTGTTGGGAATTGTACTTGGATATCTTGCGTGGAAAACGAGATCAATTCTTCCAGGGATTTTTCTTCACGCCTTAAATAATGGAATAGCTCTCATCTTTTTCGTTGCTAAAGATTCTGTAGATTCGATTTATCTTTGGGGAAAACATGTATCGCCCTTATTCTTATTATTGGCGATAATCATTCTTGTGATTGGTTTTAAACAATTAACTAAAACACCGGGACAGTTGGCATGA
- a CDS encoding glycosyltransferase, whose protein sequence is MLALHLVLVGGMALYILFTLYFITGIIRLKKYSITTERLPSVSVIVAARNEEESLPALLNDLSLQDYPNDKIQFIIADDRSNDATWDIIQKQSIQDDRYTGVRITELSAEMTPKKHALTQAILQSKNEIILATDADCRLPEGWVTTMVNPLSYEEGITVGLSTIDTSDGTFFSQYQWVDFMGIMCANAGVLGWGAGWSGSGQNLGYKRKLFNKIGGFNPVADLISGDDMYLVQSISNIAPITFNIDKMSFTKTKPSATIKSFIHQHIRWASNSRTSFTSRPTFFLFLLSAFITNSSIVAGSFFTNYFQWVLMVLGIKIIFDGLVILCGAYRFGMKVPVVVFLCWSVLQPIYIPLMGVLGLWGKFKWKPEPAIE, encoded by the coding sequence ATGCTTGCTTTACATTTGGTGCTTGTTGGGGGAATGGCACTATATATATTATTTACACTTTATTTTATTACGGGAATAATTAGGTTAAAAAAATATTCCATAACAACTGAGAGATTACCCTCAGTATCGGTAATTGTTGCAGCCCGAAATGAGGAAGAATCACTTCCGGCGCTATTAAATGACCTTTCTCTTCAAGATTATCCGAATGATAAAATTCAGTTCATTATTGCGGACGATAGATCTAATGATGCAACATGGGACATCATCCAAAAACAGAGCATTCAGGACGATAGATATACAGGAGTACGTATCACCGAATTGTCAGCCGAAATGACTCCCAAAAAACATGCGCTGACACAAGCAATTCTGCAGTCTAAAAATGAAATTATTCTTGCAACAGATGCAGATTGCCGTTTACCGGAAGGATGGGTGACCACCATGGTTAATCCCCTTTCGTATGAAGAGGGAATTACGGTTGGATTATCAACCATAGATACTTCGGATGGTACATTTTTCAGCCAATATCAATGGGTTGATTTCATGGGAATTATGTGTGCCAACGCCGGTGTATTGGGTTGGGGGGCCGGGTGGTCGGGATCGGGTCAAAATTTAGGATATAAACGCAAACTCTTTAATAAAATAGGGGGATTTAATCCCGTAGCAGATTTGATATCTGGGGACGATATGTATTTGGTTCAATCCATTTCAAATATTGCGCCTATAACCTTTAATATCGATAAAATGAGTTTTACAAAAACGAAACCGTCTGCAACAATCAAATCTTTCATTCATCAACATATTCGCTGGGCCTCTAATTCCAGAACATCTTTTACATCACGACCAACTTTCTTTTTATTTTTGCTATCAGCTTTTATTACGAATTCTTCAATAGTGGCGGGGTCGTTTTTTACAAATTATTTTCAATGGGTTCTTATGGTCTTAGGGATAAAAATTATATTCGACGGATTGGTTATTTTGTGTGGTGCATACCGTTTTGGGATGAAAGTTCCCGTAGTAGTATTTCTATGCTGGAGCGTATTGCAACCTATTTATATTCCGCTCATGGGAGTACTCGGCTTATGGGGTAAATTTAAGTGGAAACCCGAACCCGCTATAGAGTAG
- a CDS encoding PorV/PorQ family protein: MKTQSKIFVSSVFLFASMAIAGTIKSSGTAGASQLLIPVGAQNIALGAANTATASGVEALFSNPAGIGAAKGGFQGTVSQMDYIADVNVFFSGFVANLGNGGSFGLSIKTLDFGDIPVTTADNTEGTGENYSPSFSTITAAYSKSFFDRVRFGTSLKLVSEQIINTGANGVAVDMGVQYQFADQPIAIGVVLRNLGSRLEYQGSDLEQTLTPEGSQSGSSSERFRVKAEAFDLPATLSIGVNYKPMPGLSLMGAFDNNSFSVNTVSFAGKYTMGPAWVAGGMSTQNMTDDQPGTATDSQWTNWTESIWGPTFGAGLNVPLGDMNMGIAYSMRTVNSYFSNSSVLQVTIGF, from the coding sequence ATGAAAACTCAATCAAAAATCTTCGTAAGCAGTGTATTTCTGTTTGCGTCTATGGCGATAGCAGGGACTATAAAATCCTCAGGAACAGCTGGAGCGTCACAGCTCTTAATTCCTGTGGGTGCTCAGAATATAGCCTTAGGAGCGGCTAATACTGCCACAGCTAGCGGCGTAGAAGCTTTATTCTCAAACCCAGCAGGAATTGGTGCTGCCAAAGGCGGTTTTCAAGGTACTGTCTCACAGATGGATTACATTGCCGATGTAAATGTATTTTTCTCAGGCTTTGTAGCCAACCTTGGAAATGGCGGATCCTTTGGTCTCTCTATAAAGACCTTGGATTTTGGCGATATTCCGGTTACTACAGCTGATAATACAGAAGGCACCGGTGAAAATTATTCACCCAGTTTTTCAACCATTACAGCTGCCTATTCGAAATCATTTTTCGATCGCGTTCGGTTTGGCACCAGCCTGAAGCTTGTTTCAGAGCAGATAATTAATACCGGTGCGAATGGCGTTGCAGTTGATATGGGCGTACAATATCAATTCGCAGATCAGCCGATTGCAATTGGAGTGGTTCTCAGAAATCTTGGATCTCGTTTAGAATATCAGGGATCAGATTTAGAACAAACGCTCACACCGGAGGGATCCCAATCGGGTTCTTCTTCGGAGAGGTTCAGAGTGAAGGCAGAGGCTTTTGATCTTCCGGCAACATTAAGCATTGGTGTTAATTATAAACCCATGCCCGGTTTGAGTCTCATGGGTGCGTTTGATAACAATTCTTTTTCTGTGAATACAGTTTCCTTTGCAGGTAAATATACCATGGGCCCGGCTTGGGTCGCGGGTGGAATGTCAACGCAGAATATGACCGATGACCAACCCGGCACAGCTACCGATAGTCAGTGGACCAACTGGACAGAATCCATTTGGGGTCCCACTTTTGGCGCAGGCCTCAATGTCCCCCTAGGTGACATGAATATGGGTATTGCTTATTCTATGCGGACTGTGAATAGCTATTTTAGCAATTCTAGCGTTTTACAAGTAACGATTGGATTCTGA
- a CDS encoding TonB-dependent receptor: MINSIHSLNAKNIVFQALIGFFLITGIAFPQDIKLLNGYVVDDETDRPLVGANIIIQETTFGTISGEDGSFTLEWEGSFPITLNVSYIGYRHENRIISDQSPVSIRLKSTVLKGEMITIMGTRKPSDRDVSSSVEVVSIRRIEERGIRDVAEVLQEMEAVNVTTTSWGKQHISIRGSNANEVSVYMDGVKMNRAVDGTANLAFVDLSEIAQVEVIRGGASTLFGPGNFGGVVLLHSKKPDKNDFQISRSFGITDKSDQDLGGAILLRAGPLSASGRFSGKSRLYDGRTLHTAFYNNVGADLDFSLIQTTAKRMKIKNTIEYPSGAILSADEMVVDRASIYGEIPFVGEWYAQGGIKTWTWEDNFFSNLSRNLEDITESIKVGKGFSWKNFDGTIQWERESKTYKADQTINDLYSELKWADSGILTQEDNGLASVFRYSVHQPVQGVETIRWELGLRNSSSHYTHNQVIDEYNDTLYIEQTNYNNDSDFSLSTFRVGAYLSGRLGGLDYEIFFNQGTNHRPPTLNDQLLWVTTQQWIENPAEEIGDTKLLKEYVTTSELNVDLIWDNLKTKPISRWKLGVGLFRNYYLDKIVYRPLTKNVVAPSNITRAWINGMEFRWQGRTWDRLFELTTSMTTLFPSDEEVFPNKPSLQGNVMMDVRWRKFRLNMSYMYQGRQSYLIRGIDLQKIDSHRNTNITLSYQRHVWPVDLTVSYTVRNLFSDKVSLVNTAHPDYVNFNYYDAHRAILSFKVSLSAKPEK, translated from the coding sequence ATGATTAATTCAATTCATTCTCTAAATGCAAAAAATATTGTTTTTCAGGCTCTAATTGGATTTTTTCTGATAACAGGAATAGCATTTCCTCAGGATATTAAATTGTTAAATGGGTATGTAGTTGATGATGAAACCGACAGGCCATTGGTTGGTGCAAATATCATCATTCAAGAAACTACATTCGGTACAATATCGGGGGAAGATGGCTCATTTACCCTTGAATGGGAGGGATCGTTTCCCATTACATTAAATGTATCCTATATTGGGTATCGCCATGAAAATCGGATAATTTCAGATCAGTCTCCTGTTTCTATTCGCTTAAAATCCACAGTGCTTAAAGGCGAAATGATTACCATTATGGGAACACGCAAACCTTCTGACAGAGATGTATCCAGTAGTGTGGAAGTAGTATCAATACGCCGTATTGAAGAGCGAGGAATACGTGATGTAGCGGAAGTATTACAAGAAATGGAAGCGGTTAATGTAACGACTACATCTTGGGGTAAACAGCATATCAGCATTCGAGGTAGCAATGCGAATGAAGTTTCTGTTTATATGGACGGTGTGAAAATGAATAGGGCTGTTGATGGCACAGCAAACTTGGCATTTGTTGATCTTTCCGAAATAGCGCAAGTAGAAGTTATCCGCGGAGGCGCGAGCACTTTATTCGGGCCGGGGAATTTTGGTGGAGTTGTATTGCTTCATTCAAAAAAACCAGATAAAAACGATTTTCAAATTAGTCGCTCGTTTGGTATCACCGATAAAAGCGATCAAGATTTAGGAGGCGCTATTTTGTTACGCGCAGGTCCCTTATCTGCATCCGGGAGATTTTCAGGAAAATCTCGTCTTTACGATGGTAGAACGCTACACACTGCTTTTTATAATAATGTGGGTGCGGACTTGGATTTTTCTTTGATTCAAACAACAGCCAAAAGAATGAAAATAAAAAATACGATTGAATATCCTTCTGGTGCCATTTTATCTGCTGATGAAATGGTAGTGGATCGAGCATCCATTTATGGAGAAATTCCTTTTGTGGGAGAATGGTATGCCCAAGGCGGGATCAAAACTTGGACGTGGGAAGATAATTTCTTTTCTAATTTGAGTAGAAATCTTGAAGATATTACTGAATCAATTAAAGTTGGGAAGGGATTTTCATGGAAAAATTTTGACGGGACAATTCAGTGGGAGCGGGAATCAAAGACATATAAGGCCGACCAGACAATAAACGATTTGTATTCAGAACTGAAATGGGCAGACAGTGGAATTCTGACACAAGAGGATAATGGTTTGGCAAGCGTGTTTCGATACTCTGTTCATCAACCGGTCCAAGGAGTAGAAACAATTCGTTGGGAACTTGGGTTAAGGAACAGCTCCAGCCATTACACCCACAATCAAGTAATTGACGAATACAATGATACTCTTTATATCGAACAAACCAATTATAATAATGATTCCGATTTTTCCCTTTCTACATTTCGGGTTGGTGCCTATTTGTCAGGAAGGCTCGGTGGATTAGATTATGAAATCTTTTTCAACCAAGGGACCAACCATCGCCCTCCCACATTAAACGATCAGCTCCTGTGGGTAACAACTCAACAATGGATAGAAAATCCAGCGGAAGAAATCGGCGATACGAAGTTGCTTAAAGAATATGTCACGACTTCAGAATTAAATGTTGATTTAATTTGGGACAATCTAAAAACGAAACCCATTAGTAGATGGAAGTTGGGAGTTGGTCTGTTTAGAAATTATTATCTTGATAAAATTGTGTATAGACCTTTGACGAAAAATGTTGTAGCCCCATCCAATATAACCAGAGCGTGGATTAATGGGATGGAGTTTCGCTGGCAGGGAAGAACTTGGGACCGGTTATTTGAGTTGACAACAAGCATGACAACATTATTCCCAAGCGATGAAGAAGTTTTTCCCAATAAACCATCGCTCCAAGGGAATGTTATGATGGATGTAAGATGGAGGAAATTTCGATTGAATATGAGTTATATGTATCAGGGCCGGCAGAGTTATTTAATACGAGGGATTGACCTCCAGAAGATTGATAGTCACCGCAATACAAATATAACCCTATCTTATCAGCGCCATGTTTGGCCGGTGGATTTAACAGTAAGTTATACTGTTCGCAATCTTTTTTCTGATAAAGTTTCTTTGGTTAATACAGCGCATCCGGATTATGTAAATTTCAATTATTACGATGCGCATAGAGCTATACTTTCATTCAAAGTTTCATTGAGCGCAAAACCTGAGAAATAA
- the mgtE gene encoding magnesium transporter: MRKEIFEHEIKLLKNTFRRLLRRHAKANLIKLLEKTHPADLALVFRQFNETEQNIFFELMSPSEHTGDFLSELDQSIVSRILSNETPQRIAEFLREISPNEQVDLLEVLEQDLSEATLNLLQVDEKEELVEIMAYPDDSAGSLMATDVFILHMDVTAKDAISTIQEQEAAEMVFYLYVSDDDNRLVGVVSLRDLVTTPGITSLKNIMSKNVHMVSPDTDQEEVARIVSQYNYLAVPVVDGDGILLGIVTVDNIVDVIREEATEDFLQMAGAGKDREILLKSSWENARARLPWLLASWIGGILAASIIVAFENVLESAIALAAFIPVIIGMGGNIGTQSSTIIVRGLATGRVDIENMAKLLFKEIRVGLMLGILYGLMLGLFAIIRFMDVSPTLGIVVGTSICVSMLIATTIGAFVPLLLHKLDIDPAVATGPFVTTSIDILGVSLYFLIASYFLVL, encoded by the coding sequence ATGAGAAAAGAAATATTCGAACACGAAATAAAGCTTTTGAAAAATACTTTTAGGAGGTTGTTAAGAAGGCATGCCAAAGCCAACCTCATTAAACTACTCGAAAAAACTCACCCCGCAGATCTTGCGCTTGTGTTTCGACAATTCAATGAGACTGAACAAAACATATTTTTTGAGTTAATGAGCCCATCCGAACATACCGGTGATTTTTTGTCAGAGTTGGATCAGTCCATTGTATCCCGAATTCTATCAAACGAAACACCTCAACGCATTGCCGAATTTTTGCGGGAAATAAGTCCAAATGAGCAGGTAGATCTATTGGAAGTTTTGGAACAAGATTTATCAGAAGCCACTCTCAATTTGCTTCAGGTTGATGAAAAGGAAGAACTGGTAGAAATAATGGCCTACCCGGATGATAGTGCCGGGAGTTTGATGGCTACGGATGTTTTTATCCTTCACATGGATGTTACAGCAAAAGATGCAATTTCTACCATTCAAGAGCAAGAAGCTGCAGAAATGGTATTTTACCTATATGTTTCTGATGATGACAATCGCCTTGTGGGCGTTGTTTCACTGAGAGATTTGGTGACAACGCCGGGAATTACTTCGTTAAAAAACATCATGTCTAAAAATGTACATATGGTGAGCCCCGATACTGACCAGGAAGAAGTGGCCAGAATTGTATCACAATATAATTATTTAGCTGTCCCTGTGGTTGATGGCGATGGCATTTTGCTTGGAATTGTAACCGTTGATAATATTGTGGATGTTATCCGAGAAGAAGCAACTGAAGACTTTCTCCAAATGGCGGGGGCAGGTAAAGATAGGGAAATACTACTTAAATCATCCTGGGAAAACGCGCGTGCGCGATTACCGTGGCTCTTGGCAAGTTGGATTGGCGGAATTCTAGCAGCTTCTATTATAGTTGCATTTGAAAACGTTTTAGAGTCTGCAATTGCTCTAGCGGCATTTATCCCGGTTATCATTGGTATGGGTGGAAACATTGGAACACAATCGTCTACTATTATTGTTCGCGGGCTTGCTACCGGTCGCGTTGATATTGAAAATATGGCGAAATTGCTTTTCAAAGAAATTCGAGTGGGTCTTATGTTGGGCATTTTATACGGACTAATGCTTGGGTTGTTTGCTATCATTCGATTTATGGATGTATCTCCCACGTTGGGGATTGTTGTTGGGACTAGTATTTGTGTTTCTATGCTCATAGCCACAACCATCGGCGCATTTGTACCATTATTACTTCACAAGCTTGACATTGACCCGGCTGTTGCAACGGGACCATTTGTAACAACAAGTATTGATATTCTTGGAGTGTCTCTTTATTTCTTGATTGCATCTTATTTTTTGGTTCTCTAA
- a CDS encoding type II 3-dehydroquinate dehydratase: MKVLVLQGPNFNLIGVRSAQIGEHITLNKINSALRKEARELKAELKILQTAKVDRALTFLHRNRNWAEGIILAPMAWAHYEYSIQEALALLAIPSIQIILKPPFALSETSESIFDAVCLKTITKEPVSAYLSALQSLLNQ; encoded by the coding sequence ATGAAGGTACTGGTTTTGCAAGGTCCAAATTTTAATTTGATTGGTGTTCGTTCGGCTCAAATCGGAGAACATATCACTTTAAATAAAATAAATAGCGCTCTCAGAAAAGAAGCCAGAGAATTAAAAGCTGAGTTGAAAATTCTTCAGACTGCAAAAGTTGATCGGGCTTTAACTTTTCTACACCGAAATCGGAATTGGGCTGAGGGCATTATCTTAGCGCCGATGGCATGGGCACATTATGAATATTCTATACAAGAGGCACTTGCATTGCTTGCAATACCTTCTATTCAGATTATTTTAAAACCACCGTTCGCTCTATCAGAAACGTCTGAATCTATCTTTGATGCCGTTTGTCTAAAAACAATAACAAAAGAACCGGTTAGTGCTTACTTATCTGCCTTACAATCTTTGTTAAACCAATAA
- a CDS encoding right-handed parallel beta-helix repeat-containing protein, producing the protein MMKKPLFLIVSLMFLSCEWPFNTTISDGEVFTLAITHNISRIADSAEVQLSWDPMSVENFSHFRVERQSVIDSDWVFVVDIENPLTVGYKDFIHDDADLTYRMGVMDSDGNVLWGDGSTLIPKTTSLSVPSEWLTPGMAFKSLLIDDGDSILVSAGTYSDTLSMVGKTVYVTSISETDTAILLSRVWINTGVLKGFTLINISATRQDGGGIYIAGNGQVRNCIIRDNYAGQFGGGVFLQEEGSMYNNILYNNMSGYGYMNLYIVGSSGKVVNNTFVLDGVSGGSNVAVSALKDGFTFLNNIIYGSRNFKVLSVDTSSVMIDYSRMNPVSISGDSIITADPQFISLESEFPDVHLQSTSPCINAGHPDLQYNNVDGTRNTMGAYGGPGAR; encoded by the coding sequence ATGATGAAGAAACCATTATTCTTGATTGTTTCACTTATGTTTTTATCCTGCGAATGGCCTTTTAATACGACCATATCAGACGGAGAAGTATTTACATTAGCAATTACCCATAACATTTCTCGTATTGCAGATAGCGCTGAAGTTCAATTGTCCTGGGACCCTATGTCTGTTGAAAATTTTTCTCATTTCAGAGTTGAAAGGCAAAGTGTGATAGATAGCGATTGGGTTTTCGTCGTAGATATTGAAAATCCGCTAACAGTTGGGTACAAAGACTTTATCCATGATGATGCAGATTTGACCTATAGAATGGGAGTCATGGATAGTGATGGAAATGTGCTTTGGGGTGACGGATCAACCTTAATTCCAAAAACAACAAGCCTTTCGGTACCAAGTGAATGGCTAACGCCCGGAATGGCTTTTAAATCTTTATTGATTGATGATGGTGATTCAATCTTAGTGAGCGCGGGTACGTATTCTGATACTCTTTCTATGGTTGGGAAAACGGTTTATGTAACATCGATTTCTGAAACAGATACAGCAATTCTTCTTTCAAGAGTGTGGATCAATACCGGAGTTTTAAAAGGATTTACATTAATAAATATATCCGCAACCCGACAGGATGGTGGCGGTATATATATCGCAGGAAATGGACAAGTACGAAATTGTATTATTAGGGATAATTATGCAGGGCAATTTGGGGGAGGTGTTTTTTTGCAAGAAGAAGGGTCGATGTACAATAATATATTGTATAACAATATGTCTGGGTACGGATATATGAATCTGTATATAGTGGGTTCAAGCGGTAAAGTGGTTAATAATACATTTGTGTTAGATGGCGTAAGCGGCGGTAGTAACGTAGCCGTATCTGCATTGAAGGATGGGTTTACATTTTTAAATAATATTATTTATGGTTCCAGGAACTTTAAGGTTCTTTCGGTTGACACCTCTTCAGTTATGATTGATTATTCACGAATGAATCCGGTATCTATTTCTGGAGACAGTATTATTACAGCAGATCCCCAATTTATAAGTCTTGAATCAGAATTTCCCGATGTTCATCTGCAATCTACCTCACCTTGCATTAACGCGGGGCATCCGGATTTACAGTATAATAATGTAGATGGAACAAGGAATACGATGGGCGCTTATGGAGGCCCTGGCGCCAGATAA
- a CDS encoding M23 family metallopeptidase — MKPDSDRKLIIFIFGALFISCSAPTPDPESIPPAETSLTILNQGTKAVLTIPYGGIIPHKPIKFLSAGAPKSIMNRWVPSGIEDSLAALIVSTVIKKIPSGAFQYKLSDFSIENGNTIITFAIDSAIIIESINGLFTRYRQHQSIPIEPLFSHNGNPPTLREVESISLSLPCQGYPVPKQANLLPNAPRTYRNGIHRGIDFWADWGTPVRAVANGTVIRADHGFTEVTPDFRVKLLKIAHKTGHTPSDIFNHILLGRAVFIDHGFDLVPGYRVISIYAHLSGISKPLYPGVTVDKNQLIGHSGNSGIKDATLGERTGAHLHWELILQNEGGEYYLGQGLNYNELFPLLNNIFNPIE, encoded by the coding sequence ATGAAACCAGATTCTGATCGAAAACTGATCATTTTTATTTTTGGTGCATTATTTATCAGTTGTTCTGCGCCGACACCGGATCCAGAATCGATTCCACCAGCCGAAACATCATTAACAATACTAAACCAAGGAACGAAGGCTGTCCTCACTATTCCGTATGGTGGTATTATTCCCCATAAGCCTATAAAATTTCTTTCTGCCGGAGCGCCAAAATCTATAATGAATCGCTGGGTTCCTTCGGGAATAGAAGATTCTCTTGCAGCGCTAATCGTTTCAACCGTAATTAAAAAAATTCCAAGCGGAGCATTTCAATATAAACTGTCTGACTTTAGCATCGAAAATGGGAATACAATTATTACATTTGCTATTGATTCAGCGATTATTATAGAGTCAATAAATGGATTATTTACGCGCTATCGCCAACATCAATCAATACCAATTGAACCTCTATTTTCTCATAATGGCAACCCTCCAACGCTAAGAGAAGTGGAGTCAATTTCACTATCGCTTCCGTGCCAAGGTTATCCGGTTCCGAAACAAGCAAATCTTTTGCCGAATGCACCACGAACTTACAGGAACGGTATCCATCGGGGGATTGACTTTTGGGCGGATTGGGGAACCCCAGTACGAGCTGTAGCTAATGGCACCGTAATTCGAGCGGATCATGGTTTTACTGAGGTAACGCCTGATTTCAGGGTAAAACTGCTGAAAATCGCCCATAAAACAGGGCATACACCATCAGATATTTTTAATCACATTCTACTTGGTCGAGCAGTTTTTATTGATCATGGGTTTGACCTTGTTCCGGGCTATAGAGTTATTTCGATTTACGCTCATTTATCCGGTATCAGTAAACCGCTTTATCCCGGTGTTACCGTTGATAAAAATCAATTAATCGGACATTCCGGGAATAGTGGAATAAAGGATGCAACATTGGGCGAAAGAACGGGTGCCCATCTGCACTGGGAATTGATTTTACAAAATGAAGGTGGGGAATATTATCTTGGGCAAGGATTGAATTATAATGAATTATTTCCCTTACTTAACAATATCTTTAATCCCATAGAATAG
- a CDS encoding CADD family putative folate metabolism protein has product MENYSFIEQVDSIIQDNHLLKHSFYEAWSKGELEKNAIQKYASQYFKHVSVFPRYLSAIHANCDDIRIRQIILENLMDEELGDENHPELWMRFAEGMGNGRNDVNHAIALEETEKLVTTFMNLAKSDQYHIGLAALYSYESMQPEISETKKEGLQKFYGITDENTLKFFTVHMHADIWHREVIRKLIVELNDSKEKQDQTMSAIKEALLALNNFLTGVEKAYC; this is encoded by the coding sequence ATGGAAAACTATTCATTTATCGAACAGGTTGACTCGATTATTCAAGATAATCATTTATTAAAACACTCTTTTTATGAAGCTTGGAGTAAGGGCGAATTAGAGAAAAACGCCATTCAAAAATACGCTTCACAATATTTTAAACATGTATCGGTTTTTCCGCGCTATCTTTCTGCAATTCATGCTAATTGTGATGATATTCGAATCAGACAAATTATTTTAGAAAATCTCATGGATGAAGAATTGGGAGATGAAAATCATCCGGAATTATGGATGCGGTTTGCTGAGGGAATGGGAAACGGTCGGAATGATGTTAATCATGCAATTGCATTAGAAGAAACGGAAAAACTAGTTACCACGTTCATGAATCTTGCAAAATCTGACCAATATCATATTGGTTTAGCCGCGCTTTACAGCTATGAATCCATGCAGCCTGAAATTTCTGAAACCAAAAAGGAGGGGCTTCAAAAGTTTTATGGAATTACCGATGAAAACACACTCAAATTTTTCACGGTACACATGCATGCGGATATTTGGCATAGAGAGGTGATTCGAAAATTGATTGTGGAACTAAATGATTCAAAAGAAAAACAAGACCAAACAATGTCAGCCATAAAAGAGGCCCTGCTTGCCTTGAATAATTTCTTAACGGGAGTTGAAAAAGCGTATTGTTAG